tatttttcttttcattcatttcattttatttttaatatataagtttgttttgtaaattaaataaataacattacaatatcataacctactaataaaaaaattgtatacacACAGATAACGTTTATATTTACATTAgtattagataaataaaattgataataatgaTATGTTTATAGATATCTGATCtaatctaattttaatattaataaatttgttttaaatatttcaaaatttaatatcacttttaatagaatttttttaaaatttaatagtagaatatataaaattatagttattataaaaataattattagaaccATACATgcattttttatcatcaaaaatTTGTGAACTAATGTTATCGACTAATTTAGAATCTAAGtaatcattaattataattttttattcataatattaattattttagaaataatttttttgtaatttataaagtagtatctaaattagtttgtaattatttttttcctaaaattagtttttattttaagattttattatagTGTAATATTAATATCATATCGTACTAAcagtattttaaacttttttcactaaaaattgaaTCCGAAATAATTacgttttaaaaattattgaatttcttttctttatataaaaaacttaaacaacACTTATGAATAAGTGATATCGTATTTATTTATAGACCCAAACCCCTGCGTTGACTTATTATAGACCCAAAACTTCTTTTTCGTTGTTTTCCCCCAACAAAATCTAACGTAATAATACAAGAGTAGTAGTTTATTGTGTTTTATTAGCATTGGAAAGCAGagtctaaaataaaataataatattttgaagagCATAATCTTTGCCGTTTTCTTACATCCCACcaaattcattttgtttaaatattattttagacaAAGAGAGGGTCTCCACCAAAATCATCCTGGATGGCAGCCAAGTAAAAACACGACAAATGGTCACAAACCAGACACGAGCAGTTGTATGGCATGAGTGCACACATGTCGTCACCCACAACCTTTTTCTGtcaaacacaacaacaaaatatgCGTCTGATGTCAAGCCTTCAATTTCTTCCTCTGATAGCGTCAAACTCTCAAAACTTTACTCACACGGAACCCCCAAATAAAAAACTAAGGTTAGAGATATGTTCGCAAATGTTTTGGTGGAACCAAGTCAAAACTAGGTTGAAATGCGTGTTAGGGAATAATGTGCCTTCTTCTTCGGACTAAAGAAAAGAATCGAATAAAttccatcaccaccaccaccactaaactttttcttttttttctctgctTCCACTTTTTTAAGTCAATGCTTACTATTGTTAATTTGCAGTTGGTGGAGTGTGATCATGTACagataaactaattaaaatatatcatatataaaaacCCGGTGCACAAAATGCTCATcaataaagtatttaatattctTCGTTgagttattgttattattactactTGTGTATGgtatatgatattaaaattggGTCTTTGTGGTCTCATGTTTATTCGCGCATTGTTGCTGCATATTTAGTTACATAGACATTACAATGAGTTTTACCCTGTGCTGACACTAGAATAGGTAATGTTTGCGGTAAAATTCTGCACCCATATAAATCAACTAActaattctttttttcataaatgtTAATTAATCAATTGAGACTAAAGGGCTTCACAATTCGTGTGTAATTCATATTTGTCAATCTCAAGTTTATTACATAGTTATACTaacatgttttaaatattactaattaagaaaattatatatatatatatatatatatatatatatatatatatattaagtctaattcatataaaaaattaatttatttttaactcaaaattttgaagtaatgagtttatgattattttttttaaaatatgatatttgacTTTATCATGTGAAACCTGGGACTTATTCTTCGCACAAAACAATTTGGTGAATCCCGAACTTTCTATCTCATGTTCACTTCTAAATTGCAAAAGCAGATTTTGTATTTGCCCGAGTTGCATAATGATGACAAATATCAATTTAACgtatattgttgttattataacTTTATAGCAGAGATGTACATAAGATTTCACATTAAATAGACAGTTAAAATTGTTAGTGTCAGttggaattttattttagataaaaagTATTTTGTTGGAGAAATGATGGGTTTGTCCTTACTAATTTTTAAGCATGAgctataagtaaaaaaaaatgaggttAAAGTTAATCAAGTTGATTAagataacaattattttaaaatatgaataaatttagttatgaaAACTTcgtttaaagattttttttgttatcgaTAATAGTtagttgttaatttttgttagcGGAAGAGTTGAATCTATAACTTCTCTCATCCTCGTTTCTAAATCTTaccaactttattttttaaaattgttagcAGGGATCAAACCCACTATCTTTCCTTCCAAAAATATATTGAGAATAGAAAGACCTTTTAGAGGGGATTGACTGCCTCTATAACAGAGGCAACAACTTCATATTTGTAATAGAGGGAGCTGAATGTCAATAGTTTCATAGATGCTTTAAAGTCTTATGTGTAGTGTCATGGTGATATATTAAGACTACCTCTTTGTTTTGGGTAGGTTTTTGTTGATGGTTCTTTTTTGTTAAGCTATGCATCAACATTTAGAGGTTGTATTTTTTGTATAAGGGTTAGAGcttcttacaaaattaattttgttttatggtAAAATTCAAAAGTGATAAAAAGGTGAGGAAGGGTGAAAAAATGGCAATAAGAAGAAAGTGTTTGTCCTGTTAAAGGTTTCAAACCTCATTGAAGTGTACATTCCAGTACTATTTCTTTGTTCATTAGCctctataaaattaaaagtgaatttAATTTACAATAACTCTGATCATAAATTTGTAAATGTAATAATTGAAAACTGGGAATGAAAGATGTATAAAATGAGTTTTGTGGGGCACATAAAGTgagatatatttatttagttttgatGAAAAGAGAAACAGTGAAAATGAGGTTTTATAAGAGAGATTTGAAGGATTATCAGAGGTGTGGATGAAGAAGGGTAAGGAGTCCCATCAAAGGTAGGGTGGGATGTTGGTAATGATAGATTGTCTGGAAGAGCAAAGAGGAGAAGAAAGACACATAAAAATGATGAAGGATGAGATTGTGGTGCTAAAGCCAGACACTGGATTCTTCCTCCATGCATCTGTCACTAACACCTTTAACCAAACACTGCTACGCTACACCACCGTTTCTAGACCCACTCCACCTCTTTTTTATCTCACTTCCATTCTAACCCTTCACAAATACAAATATCTCACCTGCTTCTTCCTCTCTAAATTTTTCAACTATTAGGGATGTTCAAACTTTATGTTATATGACCTTTTTTAAAGTTTGTCATTTGGAATTATTTTaggtgttattttatttatttacttctaataatgatataaatataattttagtataagatagttttttcttcttcagaTATTTTGTTTGTAAGACATGTTAGAACtcgattaattttttaagttttcgaTTGCACAACGTTTTAATGTCTTTACTGTAGTCTTTCCTTTGCTGTCTTCTTCACCCAAATCATCATCTATGTCGTGCCGCCATTATCAGAAGATTAATTAACACTACATCAAAGTAGTACACATATGTCTCCGTTAAGCAATGTGATTCGCAGCTTGAAGTTATTACTAAAAAATGTTGAAGGTGATGAGATTGTCATGCACGAAGAACTCTGACCCCGTATGATGTAAAAAAACTCCGATCCAAGCGTTACACTTAGAGCTATCAAAATGGGTAATCCAATCCGATCCGACTCAACTCACTACGGATTGAtcatttagtgagtcaacccaacccgacttatttattagcgagtcaaaaaaatttcaatccaaccCAGTCCACCGCGGGTTTGTGGATTAAACAGGTTGGCTCACGggctcaattaaaaaaatacaatttttttattttgtttgaatcaaaactaaattataattctaattaaaatttaaataaactttaatacaatataaatacataccaaaatcacaaaaatacaaattatctatgtgttggctaaaaacaaaacctaacatgacccaaatacaaagctcaacttaacaaaaaatatttttgtgaccctttatttgtgggttggtgagtcaacccggctcatcacgtgttcaacccgggtgagccgggtcaaaaatcaacccgtattgaaatttgtaaaaaaaattcaacccaacTTGGCCCAaatccgtggtgagccgggttagctcacgggttccaacccatttttaTAGCTCTAGTCACACCCACTACAATACGAAGGCTATGTTGATTAGTCCATGTTCTTCTACATATTAAAAACGTTTCATACTAACATATAagttatttacactgtttgacatgTTCTTCCTTTTACGCATGCTGAAAAACACGATTggtacattaaaaaaattaaataattttacgtaattgagttaaaaaaattatatccatTGATTTTTAAAGTTcagaaatcaaaatatatcaatattttgtacaataacaaaattcaattttatataaaaaattcatgaCTTTTAAATATACTTAACATACACtgagttaattattttaatttgtaggaATAAATTCCTAGTCTAAACACAAACTATTTCTTTAAAAAGGACATTGAGGTAATTAGGATTAAAGTTGTAATAACAAAAGTATCATGGTTACGCTATTCTTATCTAAACATGTTTCTTTCGTGATTGGAGCTGGACCATATATGATGAGGGTCAAATTTGTACTCTTGGACTTCTTTGGTAATTACTTGAATGCTTTTGGTTAAGTACAATGAACGTGATGGTTGTAAACATTCACGTACTCTGGTTATTAAAAACTTACGTAAGATAAACTATATTAGGATGACGGAAAAGTAAGTGTGAAATGTGTTCTGAATAGTTACTCAAAACGTCCCGTCATCTTAGCATAAAATGTGATTTAAATGTCGCTAGTTTCGCctttttatcaagaaaaaaagtaaattccACCTTCTctactcattttttttctttggtcgAGCACTAATAATattgtgttgatattttaaatatttttttaaaatattaaaattgataataatcGGTGTATTATAGTaatacagtaaaaaaaataacacaattaaatttaataaagaatcTGAGTATTAACTTTGATCTCCAATTTATGGCTTTAGTTTCgttattttctaaaatacacGATACAATTTCAGAGAAAGATATTATAGCTGACATGTATTATGAAAATTCTAAAGGTACATATGGATATtattatatcttaaaatttgtGTTTACGTGAACATGAAAATATGATGGACttacacaaaaataatatttatagatttAAAACTTCTATGTTCCCCTTTCACAGTAACAACagcaaagaaaaacatatttttctaatGCAAATCGGATTCATTATTAACTCATTCCAGATACTGAATTATTGGGTCACTAATCAAATCAATAATTGAATAGCGTGAAatgataaatacaaaataacacaaataattaaaaaaaaatgcattaatACGTTTGCACATGTATACTACAATAAAATCCAATAATATTGCGATAAACTTGTACTCTTTTTATAGAGCTTTGGTTTTGAATCGAAGTtcaccaaatttaatttcatttaaatacaCGAGTACCttgtaatctttatatttaataaactaTATAGTGTATTTTATCCAACcctaaaagaataaaaaatagttcatgtttaattttatttatttatttcttttgaaataaactaTCATCTAAAACttattttctttcctatttATTGCTcgcttatttatttatttattttatatattttaaaatatttaattacccaactcaaattaattattagtaAAGTAGATTGATTTGGTTGTATATTTGAAAGTAGGCTGACCCCACTTAACATAATCTTTTTATCTTTGAGAACATATTGCACTTTGCTCTTTCCACATTCACTCCAAgtaattttaaatcttaaatttaaatccTTGTATAATTATCCATAACAAGATACTTTGTGTTTGTATCAATACAAGAAACACAAATATTAGAGTAAATATTGTATCAACCATGACAATAACATTAGTTGCCTCAACACATATgtaattctattttttgtttgtttaatatgttaattaaattagaGAATACCGTCAGTATAGCATTGACCATGATCCACACAAATAATGGTTTAACACTTAATTCGAgaaaaaaatacagtaaaagtTATCGCTTGCGttgatttatattaaaaaaaaaaatcggtaAGACAGACATTTTTAATGTTAgaggaaaaacaaaaagaaagaagttaGTTTTGAACTGCCATTAACTATGGCTTGTGCTATTGTCATGTATGAAATTGATAAAAGTCTCCTTAATTTGTACACTTAGTAGAATAtcattgtttctttttcttgatcTCCTATTAACATTCTTCATATGAAGTGTGTACTCATAAGCGATTCAGATTTTTTATAAGGCTAATGTTGTGAACTCAAACTCAACTTAATCGAAATCCAACAAAGACGAGACAAGATTGGGACAACAGAACTTATTTCCATGAAACATGACTTTCTACCTTGTCTTGAATGCACTCAAGCTTTTTTGACTAGAGATTTGGGGCTTGCACTTCGGAAGCATCTGATGTGAGTTTTCTCCCACAGTGGAAATATTTTCCTATCGAAACAGCAAATTTGTTAGATTGCAAGCCCTAATGAAATGCTAAAACAGGTTTTGGTGGTATTTTGGGATTTTACATAGTGATTGGTGATGCATCGTATGGTGTCAGAAGTTGCACATTCGTGTGACAAACGATGCGGCAGAGTGGGGAGTTATCTCGAGATGTTTCACTGCTTTTATATTCTCTGTGCTTGAAGATCTCCTTATGGCAGACCAAAGATATgctttaatcgaaagccacgaCTCACACACCCCACCAACCCCGCCATTTCGTACACATTTTCGTCACTTCGTTCCTAGGCCACTTTTCCACAACACCAACACCAGTAATTAAGCTCCTCTACAATTGCTTTTGCTATTGCCAGCCTCAACATATCATCATTTCACGTGCAATTTCATCCCAATTACgtatcaattttcttttcatttccttaTGTTTAAAAACATGCACTTGTACGCATAATAATTAACAATTCACCAGATGCAAAATCATCTCAACCATTTGCAtctaacatatataattttatttctgtaGTTTTGGTAAGCCTGCTCCTATTTATATTATGGAACAGTTAGAGGAACATGGAGCGTCGTTTAAACGATGTAGTATAGTTGGGCCAAAAGAAAAGgcgaaaatgagaaagaaagagCCATGTGGAGAGTGGGTTAGTTAATGATCGGATAATCAGGGAAACCCATGCAGGTCACATGCGCCTTTTGATTTTGCACTTGGCAACGTCGAAATACAAGGACAAGTAACAGTTTGCATGCATTATTAGCTAGGTGGAGTGAGTAAGATTGACTGACATTCCCTAATACATGGTACgaaaaaaaatagcttttttAACACACGTATTAGATAATGTAACgttattttctacatttcaagGTATTAATGCTATACCAGAAAAAAGGaccaaatgaaaaaattatgaacattatcttcttttcttttttttaatgatcaaaCAGCGAATCTGATTCTAATAAGCCAGGACGAAGTTAAAGCGTAACAGCAAAGCGCACAAAGCATAGTTGCAAATAAAACAAACGGGACTCTTTAAAGCGAAAGAGAATTTGGATCTTCAGTCACCCACATGCTCAATATGGAACCGTTCCATCAACTTTTTCACCAAAGACATCATTCCCTTTGTGCATGTATTTAGCAAAGTTGCCTCGTTAATTTGGAATTTTACATTCCTTTTAGACTTTGGCTTAAACTAACAAATCACACTTTGCTTTGAGCAAGACAATAACTCAAAAAGGCAGAGGATAATCGAATGGTAACTGTgtgtaattagaaaaatattatatgtgaAAGTTTCGAAACAACCTGACCCAACCCAGAAATTCTCTATTCAACTATCTATTACAAAGGAAGAAATAAAATGTTACGGTTGATCACCGTTTACAGCAACTACATCGACAGCACAAAATTCTCTGGAGTCCAATGTTTGCACAATCAACTAAGACCAATACACCTGCTATAAACCTATGCTACAAGATCATATACCTAAAAAAAGTCATCAAACAGATGAAGCTGATGAAAAGACAAATCAATTGCTCAGAACTGTGCCTTAGCTTTCAGGATTTTCAAGGTGAAACAGGCAAATGAAATCACGGTGGAGGGCCATACCCTGGAATATCAGGCCATTGATTTTGAACCAAGGACGACCCTGAAACAGTACCAGCAGCAGCACTAGTCCTCTCGGAGTTGCCTCCAATAGTGGTACTGATGGTGCTCCACAAAGAGGCATCAGAGGCTCTATTGCTGGCATTAGTATTGTTACTCATGAAACTCTGAGGCCAATCATGGTGAGAAACGTTACTGCTATTGGTATTAGCCATGCTTGATGATGATGGATTAACCAAACCTTGATCATAGAGAGACACCACCTCCCTCTGACCACTGCCCATTTGATACAATTGCGGCGGACGAATTGTCCCAATTGACCCAGTTGGCCGCTGAACGTTGAAAGCAGATAGAAGGCCCAAATTGGAAGAACGCAAGGCGTCACTATTCAGAGACTGATCAAAAGGGTGTGATGATGGATTGAGCGAATGAATAGCAGCCAGAGAAGACAAGTACCCACCACTTTGGTAGAAAGGTGAAGCCAAAACTGAAGAAGGGTCTTTAGCCCTCGGCACCGTTGTTAAAGGTGGTGGTTGGGTTTGAACCACCACGTCTTGCGATTGTTGTTGTTGCGGCAGCGACCGAGAAGAGGAATTCtccgatgatgatgatggattGGAACTCTTGGCGCGCTTCCCCTTGCGGCAACCACCACCGACGGGAACGTTCCTTAAGGTTCCACCTTGAGTCCAGTAACGCCTGCATGTTTTGCAGAAGTAACGAGGCTGTGACAAGCTATAGTTGTTGTAATAGCAAAATTTGGTGTTGAGAGAGTCGCATCGAGGACACTTTTGGGGTTGTTGAGGGGCCTGAACCTGAGGCTGTGCATCCCCTTGTTGCATCTCCTTCATTCTTGAATCCTGAGGTAGTTTGTTCATGTCACCTCCTTCTCCACCTCCCTGCTCCATCTCTTGTATCTTTTTCTCGACCCTTTTGACTTTGGAGTATGTGTGTTTTTGAGATGTgttgttttgtatttatattctaGAAACTATAGTAGTGGTTGGTGGCGGCTTGGAGGAGCATGCAGTTAATATGGGGACGTACGATTGAAAAGTGTGTGTGAGGGGTTTCAGGGTTTCAGATTTGAGTGGTACGTGTCTGCAAAATGTATCTGAGAATCTAGAATGGCTAGAACTGTGGCAACTTACCTTGTGCATGAGTTCCCACCTACCCGCAATTAGACAAAAAAGAAGAACCGGGTATCTGAAATTTGCATAAAAAACTTAGAAGAATAGGTAATGAGTGTGTAAATGGTATTAATTGAATAGGATCGATTGTGAGAAATGTAACGATCTTGAAAGAGAAGAAATTTCCATGTTTTGAAGTGTTGAGAATAAGGAAAAAGAGTAGGAGAGGTGGAAAATTGGGAGATTGGTTTATTGATGTGCAACGTGTAGAAAGTCCAAAAAGGAAGGGTCTCAATCAGAAAGAGAAACGGAGTGGAGTGAGTTCCATTGAGAAGTGCAGTAAGAATTTTGAGGGCACTTAAAAGGAAAGAAGGGAAagggaagaaagagaaagatgagagagagaaaaagaaataatggaGTAGGAGTACTTAAGAAGTGAAGAAATAAAGATGATAGGAGAAGTAGAATAGGGTAGAGTAAGGACCAAGAAGAAGGGTGAGGCGGCTGTAGAGGAAAGTAAAGAGCAAgaccaagaagaagaagaaagagagtaATTGGAGTGAGTGAGTGGTGAATCAAATGGTGGCTTTCTATCTCACAACTGCTCaactcttttttctcttttctcactCCCTCCATCTTTGATTTCGGTTCAAAACATTGCGGGTACGTAGAAATTAGATTTCTAATTAAATCacatttgataaaatttaaaaaaaaattaaatataaatataaataaattttaattttaattttaattaacaaaaattttaattttaattttttacaattaacaaatacatataaatatggATGGATAATATAATACTAATACTCAACTCATTTatgaatgaatattaaaatatctaatatatCTCACTTATATAAATACATGCAGATAATATTTCGCaatattactataaataaatattcgcACGTATCAACTATTTTCATAAATACTCacatatgaatatttttgttatacttATCTTTCTAagatctttttattttttattctcccattatttttaaattaaaaaatatatatgatagatTCTAACATGAGACACTCATTCTTGATCCACTaacctttttattattttcttttattttttaaattaaaaatattaaattttctatattaaatttttttaagatataattcttatttttactgaaagttcaaaaatgaaaaatatatttaacctttattttatttatttctttaacatttagaaaaaaagttaTCTTAAACATATCTCGAATATGTCTAGGGTTATCATGTTGcaactttttttagtttttaaatattttaaattttaatatctgattatatgttttggtttaaattttttaaaagaagttAATTCTCTAATCAATTTATTTGGATAAgtgttaattata
This portion of the Vigna unguiculata cultivar IT97K-499-35 chromosome 6, ASM411807v1, whole genome shotgun sequence genome encodes:
- the LOC114186825 gene encoding dof zinc finger protein DOF3.4-like, coding for MEQGGGEGGDMNKLPQDSRMKEMQQGDAQPQVQAPQQPQKCPRCDSLNTKFCYYNNYSLSQPRYFCKTCRRYWTQGGTLRNVPVGGGCRKGKRAKSSNPSSSSENSSSRSLPQQQQSQDVVVQTQPPPLTTVPRAKDPSSVLASPFYQSGGYLSSLAAIHSLNPSSHPFDQSLNSDALRSSNLGLLSAFNVQRPTGSIGTIRPPQLYQMGSGQREVVSLYDQGLVNPSSSSMANTNSSNVSHHDWPQSFMSNNTNASNRASDASLWSTISTTIGGNSERTSAAAGTVSGSSLVQNQWPDIPGYGPPP